One Vicia villosa cultivar HV-30 ecotype Madison, WI linkage group LG5, Vvil1.0, whole genome shotgun sequence genomic window, caactatattagcatatgggatgctattcatataggctctttccacatcagtactgggacactgatcaatactcagcttgaattgagggtttgttggagtcacaactggcttcgaattcgacataccaaacttttcaagaatcttccgtagatatgcctcttgagataggcataacttcgacttctttctatctcttcgaatgtcaattccaagaatcctggaagcagctcccagatccttcatatcgaactccttattgagttcagccttcaccctcatcacatcttcgacactgttgcttgctatgagaatatcatccacataaagcaacaaaataacaaatgaattaccaggtcgaaatctgaagtaaacacagtggtcgaactgacttctaatgaaacttatgcgtgccatgaacttgtcgaatctcctattccactgtcgaggagattgttttagcccatacaaggatctctttaacttacacacataatcatccttccccttttcgacatacccttcaggttgcctcatcaggatcgtttcatctagatcaccatacaagaacgcagttttcacatccatctgttccagttcaagatcgaactgtgccaccatggcaagcagcattcgaatggacctatgtttcacaacaggagaaaacacatcattgaagtcgacaccttctttctgagtgaaaccccttgcgactaaccttgccttatatcttttcgacgtcactccttcaattccttccttaactttgaaaatccatttacagctgactaaccttgccccagcaggtttcttgattagttcccaagtgtgattatcatgaagagatttcatctcatcatccatggccttcagccattcagtcttattttgactcctcataacttccttataatctctaggttcatcatcaagaacctcactggcagagattaatgcataacctataagatctgcatacccaagtctctgaggtggtttgatgactcttctcgacctatctctcgacaataggtagtcatcgtcagtttcctcaacttcctcagcatcttctgcttcttcttcgacttcatcagggacatgcaattcagcatcaacatgctccacctcaacaggaatctctacctgttccagctcttcgtcagatgtttctgtacttcgaccaacatcatcagttttcttaaaagccatttcagcttcattgaaaacaacatctcgactggtgatacacctcttgtgacctggctctaggcaccatagcctataagctttgactccttctgggtatcccatgaacatgcatttcagagctctaggttcgaccttgtcttgcctaatgtgagcataggctatgcagccaaatactctcagtttatcgagatctggtggatgtcccgaccaaacttcttcaggtgtcttcatatctaacgctgtcgaaggacatctgtttatcagatatgttgctgtcgcaacagcctcagcccagaacaccttctttaaccccgcactagtcaacatacatctaactctctccaaaatagttcgattaaacctttcagccaaaccattttgttgtggagtacctgcagtagttctatgccttgcaataccagaggtagcacaaaaactgtcgaatgcctcatagcaaaattcaaggccattgtcggttctcaacctcttgacctttctgccagtctgattttcaaccagagtcttccaacttttgaaattctcaaacgtttcatccttagtcttctggatgaatacccataattttctggaataattatctactatggataggaaataccttgccccagaatgtgatgcacaccttgcaggcccccaaagatcagcatggatgtaatcaagggatccatgtgttcttgatttgcctttgttgaacttcactctgcaagattttccaagtacacagggttcacaaaacttcagcttttcgactttgtctccaccaagcagattttgtttccctaattcgaccagacccctttcactgacatggcccaatctcatgtgccagatttcagttttcgacaaaggtttcgtggatgcaacatttgtcgaaccacttacaacttcagcctcaagggtatacaagccttgtttcttcacgcctctcaagacttccttcgaacccttcatgactcttaggatacttttctctccttggaaaacatatcctttcttgtcgaattcaccaagagaaagcagatttctcttcaaatcaggaacatacctgacttcagtcaacaaccttattgactcatcatggagcttgaatctaacagatccaatacctgcaatcttgcaagccttgttgtttcccagcaatactgatccaccatcttgatcacataattcctcgaacaagtctttgtttggagtcatgtgccaagtgcaacctgaatccataatccactctctcttagagtcactgcttgaaaccacaagaacatcagatgattcgaaatcatcttgaacaatggcagcgttgccattatccttacctccatgatatttcaggcgttcagggcacacctttcttgtgtgaccctcctttttacaatggtagcatcgaatgccagatgcttcgccactgtaagacttcgactggcttttgcctttcttcttgtcgaacttaccatcctttcgtaagagttttcctttaacggccaaaccttcgccaacagtcgaaggtttatgctcctttcgttcattcaagtccttagagtataaggctgattgaacttcttcaaacgtcagggactcccttccatacaagagagtttctttgaagtgagcatgtgatctaggcaaagaacacaatagtaacagcgcttgatcttcatcatcgatcttcacatcaatattttcaagatcaagaatcagcttgttgaacatatccaactgctcagccaatactttgtcttcaatcatcttgaatgaatacaaagcttgcttcaggtagagtcaatttaccagcgatttggtcatatacaaactttcaagtttcacccataaccctgatgccgtcgtctcctttgatacctgtcggagaaccttatcaccaaggctcaacaaaattgcgctgtgtgctttctcgatcatagttgtcttctctgctgccgttaatgcagcattcatggctgcctctcccttcaacgcttccaaacaaccctgctgaaccagtagggctttcatcttcaagcgccacagaccgaaatcattcactccggtgaatttttcaatctcatactttgttgacggcatcttctccacgctcaccgcactaatttgttgtgaaaaacgataccaataacaaagtataatagggaattataggggagaagaagaacacaataattggttataaccgttattcttttactttctcttaaaacaagattacaagtttacaagaataacaaataacctctctcaccctaaattaggatttgcagcttagcaatgatgagagactagtatgctatttataataaaacctaacatactaactaatgggctttttccacaaggcccattacacaagtcaacttaataaacaagttaacttaacaaattagggtttaaacactaaaacctaatttaacatgctaacaaccctagcatcttcgacacaagcatgtgaacaaccttcgacttcatgcttaaccctgtcgaaccaagaagctacccttcggccatactagagttcgatccaaaatctcacactaAAGATATAAAATTTGATGTTGAACAGGACCGTGGACATTGCATCTTTTAAATTGAGTGCAGGCAGGGTAGGACTGTGGACATTGCATCTTTTAAACTTAAAATTACAAATTTTCATGTAAATTTTCGTGCCCCAAAAAAAAGACAGGATGGGTGAACATATTAGAGTGTGGGAGCTTAAAATCTTAACCCACCCTACAAAAAAGTGCGAGTAAAACAGACATACCCGACATACCAGACTCGTTTTGCCACCCTTAAATTTTGCATTTTCTTCCATGAAACAATCCATTTATCCAGTTGTCTTAACAAACTACCTACTTCTCCATCTGAAATGAAAATTTATTCTCTTATAACTCTTAATTTGTCTATCAATTATTTTAGTACTATATCTGAATGGTTGTTTGAAAATTATCATCACCTTGAATAGCTTAAGTTCTCAAAGAATAACTTACAAGGTATAATTCCATATTCAATTGAGAGGACTATAACTCTTGCAATACTTTATATATCACATAATATAGTCATTGATTCAATACCAGATTCCATCGACAAGCTAGCATTTGATCTATCATACAATAACTTCAATGCTTCCATACCGTCAACATTGGGCCAAGTTTATGGCCTAAATAGTTTGAAAGAATCATGTCTTTCTACTAATCAACTAAATGGACCATTGAAAAAAAGGATTCACAATCAATCTGTTGGAAAAAAACAAATCACAGACAAAAAGAGAATCAAAATTAGTTGTTTTGGATTTAGCTCAAAATAATTTGGAGAGTAATCTCACATATGCTCATCAATCTAACTTTAGCAAACTTAATGTGTTGAACCTATCTTTTAATCATGTAACTTTAAACATGAGCAAAAATTGGGTCCCTCCTTTCCAACTTGAAACTATAGGTTTGACATCATGTCTTCCTATATTGATATATCAGATGCATGGATCTACGATTTTGTGCCCAATTGGTTTTGGGATTTATCATCTAATATGAACCTGTCTTACAAAAAATTGAGCAGATGTAGACATGATTTAACAGAAAACTTCAAACTTAAAACACTTGACTTGAGCTACAACACTTTCTCATGTCCCTTACCTCGATTGCTCCTAACTCAAGGAATTTGGATCTATGCAACAATTCATTTAATGGAACAACTTCACAAATGTGTCAAATGTTTGGTATCCGTAACTATGTAAACTCTTGACTTATCTTCTAATAATTTGACAGGAGTCATCCCAAATTGTTGGACATATGGACAAACATGATTATTCTAAACATGgcttaaaaacaattttattatgtCAATTCCAAAATCATTTGGTAGTCTATTGTATCTTCGTATATTAGTAATGTCCAATAATaatctttttgaaaaatttcAAACAGTCTAAAAAACTGCAAAGTGatcattttttttagatttaggatCGAATCAATTTTGGGGACCCATACCACCTTAGATTGGTCCAGACATGCAAATTCCAGAGGCATTAATATTGGATAGGATTTCCATTGCTGAAAGTATCCCAAAAAATTTGTGCATACTCAAGTCTTTACATATTTAGACCTTTCAAGATGTGTTTTTTTCTGCAATGGTTACTAATGAAAGAATACATGAAAAACCTCGTATGGAGTTTCTTGCAATGAAGGAAAGTCTTTCGATCTATTAATCTAAAACAAAGGATCTACTTCAAATTGCATTGAAAAAAGatgacagtttttttttttttttccggaAGAGTAGTTCGATGTTGGAAGTATTAGATTAGCCGTGAAATCAATTATCATATGTCACTTCCACTAGCATGGTTAATATATATTTCCTCTACTATTTGAATTTATCAGACAACACTTTGTCTGGGAAAATTTCATTCGGAGTTCAGTTGACAAATCCTCCTACACTGGTAATCCACAGTCCACACCTTGGTGGTGAACCACTAACACATGCACATTGAAGAACATGAAAATGACAGGAATCAGGAAGACAGAAGAACAGGAATGAAACTAAATCCATTCTACATAACCATGATTGCAGGCTTTTTACTGGATTTTGGGGCTCCACATTACTATTTGCATCTTGGAGATATGCTTATTTTCGTTTTCTAGGCAACATGAATGATAGGATCTATGTCACGGTAGttgttacaattaataaattgCGGAGCAAACTTCATACTGAAGAACCTGCCCCTTTAACCAAACTATGTGCTTACTTTTGTGCTTATGTACACAATGAATCACCCAATCTGCATCCAATTGCATGACTATAGTTACCCAGTAAACCTAAATATGTTatcatttgttttaaaatattggTCAAAGTATAAGACGattcataacaaaaaaaaaaactcttgctACAACTTGTAAGTTGCAAGTAGGACTCAATAAAAAAAAGCTTTAGTTTATGGTAGTTGTTTCACTAGTAAAATTAAATTAACACTAGCATAGCATAATCTATATAAGCTTCTTCTTCTGGAAAAATCTCTTCAAATGCCACAATTGCAAAACTGAAACTGCAATGCAGATACCTAATGACATTAAACTAAACCATGCCACTCTGCCATTTGTTTTTTCGCTCACGATCCTCATTTCCGCTTCCCTGACCAAacattacaaaaaatatatacacacataAGAAAAGTCTTCTTTCTTAGAAAAGTTGCAGAGGATTCTTTCTAGAAAAAGGTGTTGACATGATTGGAATAATTACCTTCCCTTCAGATAGAGCAAATTCTCATGGATGGCCTCTACTGCTCCTTCTAGTTTTCTCAGCTCAAGCTCAACTCCCTATCATTCAGATGTAGAAACGGAAATCAGAGGAAGAAAAAAGAGGTATAGATTTCAATTCAGATTTGGATCCTCTCCATTAGTAATGGTCAGCCCAAGGTTTTTAAAAACGGTCAGCGACCACGAAAACGGCTGTGACAAAACGGTTTCGGCAGATGCCGATACCATTATCACCGTTTTCTATATTGAAGAACAAATTGTGACTAATTCACACCGCGACGACCGCAATCAGTGTCGCGGCACCTGTAACAACCAAAATCATGAAAACCTTTATGCAACCGTTTTTTAACACCATTCAAAGGTAAAACTCACAAGTCCTATCTACATGATCATTATGTTAACAGTAGTTACAAAATTGTACATATCATTTACCTCAATCTTCTCCTTCTTAGCAACTGAATCCCAATCCTTGGCCGCAATCCCGATTTTCCAGTCAAGGTTCACACTAACATCACCACCTTTTTGATTACCGCTATCTACCCAAAAGCATGCCAAGTAGTTCCCAGTTTCTTGAGTCGTGAACGCGAAATTCCCATGTGTTGTGTTCTCCTTATGATGAAGATTGTTTCCATACGGTGATGTAACCTAAacaaaacattccaagtaacagaTAATTTTCAGAAATTGTTATAAAAAATTGTagatataattaacacataaccGATTAACACATTACAAATCTATAATCCAAAATCCAAAATCAACATACAAAAACCTAGGTTTTCCGATCATGAGATTCCGATTAATCAACCCTAAACCTAACAATGATAAGTAATTATAAAGAGAATTGCGATAACCTTGACGGCGAGAGTGGGCGATAGGGTATGATCATCGGGAACGAGGACATAATCGGCCAAAACGACGACGTTATTCTGAATTTCTTCCGAAACGCATTTGGTACCAGACGAAGGTAGCGTGAGCCAGATAGCGAGTGTAGGAGGTAGAAGATTGattgagaagaagagaaagagaagtaACAATCTTGTGTTCTCCATGATAACCCCTTTTCGAATAGACACGGTAATGAGTATTGAAGATTCACAGACTTCAGAGTTTGGATCTGTTTGTGctgtataaaattttattttatttcagtttttttTGGTAAAAGGAAAGTTTCAGTCATAGTAATagtactaattttattttattattgcgaATGAAGATAGGTGATACACCTaagtataataattttatattgatatTCAATGAATTATGTATACTCCATcaaatcataaatatattttaaaattatttaaatagaaGAAAAACAATTTTCATAATAATCAAAGTAAATAAATTTGTATAAATAATATCAAGAGATTAATTAGTAATTTTAGTCTATGGATACATCATCACCATTCAAAtgaattattttaacaaaaattaaaattaaaataaaataattttaataaattaataattgataTTCATAGACAGTATATTTCTATCAAATTCATTATAAATCACTATTTTTCCCTTTTCTACCTATATAAAATTGAAaaactaaataatatattttcaaaaataaagtcAATAACTATAGCAAGAGAAAAAATTtaatagtaaaaaataatttaaataactatTCTTCCTTTttcatcatatttttttttatttatataaagttGAAgggttttaaattatttaaaattttcagtaTGAATTGACATATAATATATGATCATTATTGATTGAcaatctatatttttttttcaaaattaaaacaactaaatattaatatatttaaagaaatggtttttttttttttacacatcCGAGTAATGCATCCAAAGTAAGACACCCCAATTGTATACTATGTTTAAATTTTATagtaaaatgtatttttttttaagtataaaatattataactattaattaaaataaagtctGCACCTCTTCAGTGCTACATTATGCACAAGTCACTTGGTGCTACATTATGTACATTATGAACATAAATTACTTTACTTTAtgagtttaaaaaaatttaaacgcACTCAACTAATTTGTCTCATACCCCCTCTTTCTTATGAACAAATTATTATGTTCTTTTAATCTTGCCAAAATACTTTTTGGCTTTTATTTTGATCCTTTAGCTCCAAACAGTTTTATATTAGTTTAGTTTATTAATTCTTCAAAACGTATTATATTGGTCCTTTTCGTCTAATTATCGTTAGAAAGACTCAAAAATCAATCGCTAATATGACGAAACAGATTAAAATGGTACCTTTTGAAGATGCAAGAGATcaatatgaaattttttaaaattaagggaccaaaataaatttcaaaattaataaaCGGGATCAAAAAGTGTATTTTGCCTTTAACTTTTGTGAATTGTCTTCCATATTAATTAACATGAAGAAGATAAAAATCATACatctatatttttcaaaatatgtatttttaacgTACATGTTATGGATTTATGTATTGTGCAAATACAAATGTaagttagttttgatgatgacaacgaatAAACTATATAAATCTTTATTTCGTGCaatctctttatctcttttttttctttctgctgCTATCTTTCTATTTGATTACTTATactaatataaatattttcaaaaattaattttataaattatttttaaacaatgaaTATCACAATTCAATCGATCTCTTGTATTTGGAGTCATTTAGCGAACATACTTGAGTTTATTATGTAGAAAATTTATCATAGTTAAATGTTAATTtcttaagaaaaaaaaattctgCATGTTTCAAATGCATTATGCGTTTTTAATAAAAACTTTCACAGAATTCTTTATAtttacatgaaaaatgcagaaaaattacttatttatattttatgcAATGTATTTTTTATCACATATGTGTACTAAATTCGTAAAAATCAATTTGCGAATATAAAATTATccacaaattaaagaaaatgctatttgttgtttttgtattgactaaatgtgaaaaaaaaattagatttgcATGAAAAAAATGCATCTATAATTATGAGAATATGCATTTTTACAACATACTTATACTAAAtaggtatttaaaaaaaaaatcaaaaagttaCAAATAAATGAAAATCAATGAAATTGCTTTTAGGGGATATTAGTCGAAATGAAGGATCTATCGAGGGGTTGTTCATGAAGAGAATTGTTAGGGTTGTTGAGTTAATGCATTTTCTCTCATAGTTAAGGGATCCACAAAGTGAGCTTTTTCTACTTCAATCCTGCATGGGCATTGCCAAACTTTTTTTGGGCCTAAGAACGTGTTTGACGATTCACATGGGAAAAACAATATATGGTTTGATAAAGAGTTGTAAAGGACAGTTGAAGAATACTCACGTAATggttcataaatttcaaatactCACGTTCATGTTAAAAAGTTAATATAACAATCTTAAAAAGTTAATATAACAATCTCAGTCGAATTGAATTtggttaaaatataaaaaaataagcgTTAAGAATTATACCTCTCCGGCTTAGACAAGCGGAGCAACATGGTCTCCAAAATATATGACGTGTCAGTAGGTCCTCGTGGAA contains:
- the LOC131603292 gene encoding transmembrane emp24 domain-containing protein p24delta4-like, with translation MSQTDPNSEVCESSILITVSIRKGVIMENTRLLLLFLFFSINLLPPTLAIWLTLPSSGTKCVSEEIQNNVVVLADYVLVPDDHTLSPTLAVKVTSPYGNNLHHKENTTHGNFAFTTQETGNYLACFWVDSGNQKGGDVSVNLDWKIGIAAKDWDSVAKKEKIEGVELELRKLEGAVEAIHENLLYLKGREAEMRIVSEKTNGRVAWFSLMSLGICIAVSVLQLWHLKRFFQKKKLI